One window from the genome of Alkalihalobacillus sp. LMS6 encodes:
- the bshA gene encoding N-acetyl-alpha-D-glucosaminyl L-malate synthase BshA: MKPKKIGISCYPTVGGSGVVATELGKQLASRGHEVHFITTEIPFRLDDKVYPNIFFHEVEVNQYAVFKHPPHDLSAASKIAEVIRSHELDFLHVHYAVPHAVCAILAKQMSGRDIKIMTTLHGTDITVLGFDPSLQPLIRFGIEQSDIVTAVSKDLVRQTQELVGTAKPIETVYNFVDEEVYYPKPVEGLASHYGIAQDEHVVIHISNFRPVKRILDVLKSFSLILQGAKAKLLLIGNGPELPVARQYIKENKLDDHVLVLGNQKHIAELLSMSDVMLLLSEKESFGLVALEAMACGVPVIGTDIGGIPEVIEDQKSGFLVPVGDVELVAQRALELLTDAHHHQRFKEQALKRAKQEFYSQRIVSEYERLYEKMLLKDTANDS; encoded by the coding sequence TTGAAACCAAAAAAAATAGGGATTAGCTGTTATCCTACAGTTGGTGGATCTGGAGTGGTAGCGACAGAATTAGGGAAACAGCTTGCTTCAAGGGGACATGAGGTCCACTTCATCACAACTGAAATCCCCTTTCGCCTTGATGATAAAGTGTATCCAAATATCTTTTTCCATGAGGTTGAAGTGAATCAGTATGCAGTATTTAAGCATCCACCACATGACTTGTCTGCTGCGAGTAAGATTGCAGAAGTCATTCGTAGCCATGAACTGGATTTTCTTCATGTGCATTATGCGGTTCCTCATGCTGTTTGTGCCATATTAGCAAAACAAATGAGTGGAAGAGACATAAAGATTATGACAACGTTGCACGGTACAGACATTACGGTGCTCGGATTTGATCCTTCTTTACAGCCTTTAATTCGGTTCGGAATAGAACAGTCGGATATTGTTACGGCAGTTTCAAAAGATCTTGTTCGACAGACTCAGGAATTAGTGGGTACAGCTAAGCCAATTGAAACGGTTTATAATTTCGTTGATGAAGAGGTGTACTACCCGAAGCCAGTTGAAGGGTTAGCGAGTCATTATGGGATTGCTCAAGATGAACATGTCGTCATCCACATCTCAAATTTTCGACCTGTAAAACGCATTCTGGATGTGTTAAAAAGCTTTTCCCTCATTTTACAGGGGGCAAAGGCTAAGCTTTTATTAATAGGGAATGGTCCAGAGCTTCCGGTTGCTAGGCAGTATATTAAAGAAAACAAATTGGACGACCATGTGCTTGTTCTAGGCAATCAAAAGCATATTGCCGAGTTGTTATCAATGAGCGATGTCATGCTTTTATTGAGTGAAAAAGAAAGCTTCGGTCTAGTGGCGTTAGAAGCGATGGCGTGCGGGGTTCCTGTAATTGGCACAGATATTGGCGGCATTCCAGAAGTGATTGAAGATCAAAAGAGTGGTTTTCTCGTCCCTGTTGGTGACGTTGAGCTAGTGGCACAGCGGGCACTTGAACTGTTAACGGATGCTCATCATCATCAGCGCTTTAAAGAGCAGGCGTTAAAAAGAGCGAAGCAAGAATTTTATTCACAGCGAATTGTGAGTGAATACGAGCGCTTATACGAAAAAATGCTTCTAAAGGATACCGCCAATGATTCCTAA
- the bshB1 gene encoding bacillithiol biosynthesis deacetylase BshB1 yields the protein MTNNTCDLLAVGAHPDDIEIGMGATIAKYVAEGYTCQFLTLTKAELSSNGDVETRQLEAQAAADTLGVKKREQLSLKDRGLASISPAEKLDLVRRIREWKPRFVFTPLPDRHPDHGACAAIMKDVLFDAGIRNLLPEYEPHKVDAHFSYFINGFSNPDFVIDVAHVYEKKVAALQAYQSQFQPKAGVSTPLTDQYIESVIARDRMYAKEVGLTYAEGFKTYRPLNVTNLFER from the coding sequence ATGACGAACAATACATGTGATTTGTTAGCAGTTGGTGCGCATCCAGATGATATTGAAATTGGCATGGGCGCAACCATTGCGAAATATGTGGCGGAAGGCTATACGTGTCAGTTCCTTACTTTAACGAAAGCAGAATTGTCTTCTAATGGTGATGTAGAAACGCGTCAATTAGAGGCTCAAGCAGCTGCTGACACATTAGGAGTTAAAAAGCGCGAGCAGCTAAGCTTAAAGGACCGAGGTTTGGCATCGATTTCACCGGCGGAAAAGTTGGATCTTGTTCGTCGGATTCGGGAATGGAAGCCAAGGTTTGTATTTACTCCACTACCAGACCGCCATCCTGATCATGGTGCGTGTGCTGCGATCATGAAGGACGTACTTTTTGACGCTGGGATTCGAAACCTTTTGCCGGAGTACGAACCGCATAAAGTGGATGCGCATTTTAGTTACTTTATAAATGGCTTTTCAAACCCAGACTTTGTCATCGATGTCGCGCATGTTTATGAGAAAAAGGTTGCGGCTTTACAAGCGTATCAGAGTCAGTTTCAGCCTAAAGCAGGGGTATCTACTCCGCTAACGGATCAATATATTGAGTCTGTTATCGCTCGAGACCGTATGTATGCGAAAGAAGTGGGTTTAACGTACGCAGAGGGATTTAAGACTTATCGTCCTCTAAACGTAACAAATTTATTTGAAAGGTGA
- a CDS encoding GNAT family N-acetyltransferase yields the protein MKIRKAVLNDREDIASLAARSWGFAYETLIPQHVQQTFLEKAYSFAMLEQKLTNSALFLTAYSDKKQLLGFAQLTRNEKETELAAIYVDPDALGKGVGTSLFQEIVSNLYPEERLVVYVEEGNRRAEQFYITQGFRHVETFSETMFDHTFHTVKMSRERV from the coding sequence ATGAAGATTAGAAAAGCAGTATTAAACGATCGTGAGGACATTGCTTCTCTCGCTGCACGTTCATGGGGTTTTGCTTATGAAACGCTTATTCCTCAGCATGTTCAACAAACATTTCTCGAAAAAGCGTATTCTTTTGCGATGCTGGAGCAAAAATTGACGAATTCTGCTTTGTTTTTAACTGCTTATTCAGATAAAAAACAATTACTTGGATTTGCACAGTTAACGCGTAATGAAAAAGAAACAGAATTAGCGGCAATCTATGTTGATCCAGACGCTCTCGGTAAAGGAGTAGGCACATCTCTTTTTCAAGAAATAGTATCAAATTTATATCCAGAGGAACGTTTAGTTGTTTATGTGGAAGAAGGAAATCGCCGTGCGGAACAATTTTACATAACGCAAGGTTTCCGACATGTAGAGACATTTTCCGAGACAATGTTTGATCATACATTTCATACTGTTAAAATGAGTAGAGAGAGGGTGTGA
- a CDS encoding methylglyoxal synthase has protein sequence MKVALIAHDKKKQQMVNFCVAYEHILSEHDLYGTGTTGTRIMEASSLQVTRFKSGPLGGDQQIGALVAEDEFDLILFFRDPLTAQPHEPDVTALIRLCDVKAVPLATNIGTAEVLIKGLERGDFQFRSVQKENRTSL, from the coding sequence ATGAAAGTGGCGTTAATTGCTCATGACAAGAAGAAACAGCAAATGGTAAATTTTTGTGTAGCGTATGAACATATTTTGAGCGAACATGATTTATATGGAACTGGTACGACAGGGACGCGAATCATGGAGGCTAGCTCTTTACAGGTGACTCGATTTAAATCTGGCCCACTTGGCGGGGACCAGCAAATCGGTGCGCTCGTTGCAGAAGATGAATTTGATCTTATTTTATTTTTCCGTGATCCGTTAACAGCACAGCCTCATGAGCCAGATGTTACGGCTCTAATACGGCTTTGTGACGTAAAAGCGGTTCCTTTAGCAACGAATATTGGAACAGCAGAGGTTCTTATAAAAGGGCTTGAGCGAGGCGATTTTCAATTCCGTTCTGTTCAGAAAGAGAATCGAACGTCTTTGTAA
- the dapB gene encoding 4-hydroxy-tetrahydrodipicolinate reductase gives MIKIVVAGPRGKMGYEAVQLCERDEELQLVAVVDSKHDGQTLQDLKGYGDLETPIYSDMEQCFSNHDVDVLVDLTTPAFGKKHMEIALAHGVRPVVGTTGFTNDDIEQLRKLTEEKELGAIIAPNFAIGAILMMKFSQLAARYLTDVEIIEQHHDNKLDAPSGTAMKTAQLIAQEREQKQQGHPDEKEDLPGARGAEFEGMRIHSVRLPGRVAHQEVLFGGEGQLLSIKHDSLNRQSFMPGVKLSIEHVLKLDTLVYGLENLID, from the coding sequence ATGATTAAGATTGTCGTTGCAGGACCAAGAGGGAAAATGGGGTACGAGGCAGTTCAACTTTGTGAGCGTGATGAAGAGCTTCAGCTCGTAGCGGTTGTTGATTCAAAGCATGACGGTCAAACGCTACAAGACCTTAAAGGCTATGGAGACTTAGAAACACCAATTTATTCGGATATGGAACAATGTTTTTCAAATCATGATGTAGATGTGCTTGTAGATTTAACAACGCCAGCATTTGGAAAGAAACATATGGAGATTGCTCTTGCACATGGGGTTCGACCTGTTGTAGGAACGACAGGTTTTACGAACGATGATATTGAGCAGTTAAGAAAGCTTACTGAAGAAAAAGAACTTGGGGCGATTATTGCGCCGAACTTCGCGATTGGTGCGATTTTAATGATGAAGTTTTCGCAGCTAGCCGCTCGTTATTTAACAGATGTGGAAATCATTGAGCAGCATCATGATAACAAATTGGATGCACCATCTGGAACAGCAATGAAAACAGCTCAACTTATTGCACAAGAGCGTGAGCAAAAGCAGCAAGGACATCCCGATGAAAAAGAAGATTTACCAGGCGCGAGAGGCGCTGAGTTTGAGGGGATGAGGATTCATAGTGTCCGACTTCCAGGCAGAGTGGCACATCAAGAGGTCCTCTTTGGTGGAGAAGGACAGCTGTTGTCCATTAAGCACGATTCTCTTAATCGACAAAGTTTTATGCCGGGTGTCAAACTTTCAATTGAACACGTATTAAAGCTTGATACACTCGTTTATGGACTTGAAAACTTAATTGATTAA
- a CDS encoding nucleotide pyrophosphohydrolase, with amino-acid sequence MKHPKSMAQMQQEVDDYISQFKEGYFSPLAMMARLTEELGELAREVNHTYGEKPKKATEKEKAMEEEMGDVLFVLICLANSLNIDLDEAHSRVMTKFTTRDADRWTRIEEGEQNHD; translated from the coding sequence ATGAAACATCCAAAATCAATGGCTCAAATGCAACAAGAAGTGGATGATTATATAAGCCAATTTAAAGAAGGGTATTTTAGTCCGCTTGCGATGATGGCTCGATTGACAGAAGAGTTAGGGGAATTAGCGCGTGAAGTAAACCATACATATGGAGAAAAACCAAAGAAAGCAACGGAAAAAGAAAAAGCAATGGAAGAAGAAATGGGCGACGTATTATTTGTGTTAATTTGCCTGGCAAACTCGCTTAATATTGATTTAGACGAAGCCCACTCACGAGTGATGACTAAATTTACTACGCGCGATGCAGATCGCTGGACAAGGATTGAAGAAGGAGAGCAAAACCATGATTAA
- a CDS encoding YitT family protein, producing the protein MARHAKNILFILFGTALMSFGLVYFNMQYNLADGGVTGITLLLFFLFSFNPAISNLIINIPLFFIGWKMLGRTTFVYTLVGTFSLSLFLDLFQRIPVAIDLADDIMLAALFAGAIVGVGLGIVFRFGGTTGGADILAKLCLRYFGWSIGKTFLLFDSSVIAISLIFELSLRQAMYTIVYVFIAAKVIDFIQQGSYSAKAAFIISDDLEQISETILREMGRGATALKGKGSFTGNEKEILYCVVARNETVRLRSIVHRIDPHAFMAINDVTEAAGEGFTLDDNKKPLRVD; encoded by the coding sequence ATGGCCAGACACGCTAAAAACATTTTGTTTATTTTGTTCGGGACAGCGTTAATGTCTTTTGGGTTAGTTTATTTTAATATGCAGTACAATTTAGCAGATGGTGGCGTCACAGGGATTACGTTATTGCTCTTTTTTCTGTTTTCATTCAATCCAGCTATTTCCAACCTAATTATTAACATTCCGTTATTTTTCATCGGCTGGAAAATGCTAGGTCGAACAACGTTTGTGTACACATTAGTTGGTACATTTAGTTTGTCTCTTTTTTTAGATTTATTTCAGCGCATACCAGTTGCCATCGATCTCGCTGACGACATCATGCTCGCAGCCTTGTTTGCTGGCGCTATCGTTGGAGTAGGCCTTGGCATTGTATTTCGCTTTGGCGGTACAACAGGAGGCGCAGATATTCTTGCTAAACTATGCTTGCGCTATTTTGGCTGGAGTATTGGTAAAACGTTTTTACTTTTTGATTCATCGGTCATTGCGATTTCACTTATTTTTGAACTCAGTTTACGTCAAGCGATGTATACAATCGTCTATGTCTTTATCGCAGCAAAAGTCATTGATTTTATTCAGCAAGGCTCTTATTCCGCCAAAGCCGCCTTTATTATTTCCGACGACTTGGAGCAAATTTCCGAGACAATTCTAAGAGAAATGGGCCGCGGCGCCACCGCTTTAAAAGGGAAAGGATCGTTTACTGGCAACGAAAAAGAAATTTTGTACTGTGTGGTAGCTAGAAATGAAACGGTTCGCCTCCGCTCCATTGTTCATCGCATTGATCCGCACGCATTTATGGCGATCAATGATGTTACTGAAGCAGCAGGAGAAGGCTTTACCCTCGATGATAATAAGAAGCCGCTTCGAGTTGACTAA
- a CDS encoding zinc metallopeptidase, with translation MSLTGYLIYLALLLIIPMIAQGKVKSAYNKYSQIRNSSGMTGAEVARKILNDNGLNDVTIEETKGELSDHYDPKAKTVRLSTDNYHKPSVAAAAIAAHEVGHAIQDAEDYAFLKFRSALVPAAQIGTSLGQWLIMIGLLITVFGSFSPVILLAGIVMFSAAVLFQVVTLPVEFNASNQAMAQMVSSGIIRNDEERETKKVLNAAAMTYVAAALVAVMELARLILIYLSQRD, from the coding sequence GTGAGTTTGACTGGATATTTGATCTACCTCGCGCTGCTTCTTATCATCCCGATGATTGCGCAAGGGAAAGTGAAGAGCGCCTATAATAAATACTCACAAATTCGTAACTCGTCAGGTATGACGGGAGCAGAAGTTGCAAGAAAAATTTTAAATGATAATGGTTTAAATGATGTGACGATTGAAGAAACAAAAGGGGAGCTTTCCGATCACTATGATCCGAAAGCAAAGACCGTTCGTTTATCAACGGATAATTATCATAAGCCATCTGTTGCCGCAGCGGCAATTGCTGCACATGAAGTAGGACACGCTATCCAAGATGCGGAAGATTATGCATTTTTGAAGTTTCGTAGTGCGCTTGTTCCAGCTGCGCAAATTGGTACGTCATTAGGTCAATGGCTTATAATGATTGGGTTACTAATCACCGTTTTTGGTTCATTTTCACCAGTTATTTTATTAGCTGGTATCGTCATGTTCTCTGCAGCCGTATTATTCCAAGTGGTGACATTGCCTGTTGAATTTAACGCTTCAAATCAAGCGATGGCGCAAATGGTTTCAAGTGGAATCATTCGCAATGATGAAGAACGTGAAACGAAAAAAGTGTTAAATGCCGCAGCCATGACTTATGTTGCCGCAGCGCTTGTAGCTGTTATGGAGCTTGCACGATTGATTTTAATTTATTTATCTCAAAGAGATTAA
- a CDS encoding sporulation protein YpjB: MRRMFLFIMALSVIVMLPVYGYAVEDNDPTWSEFDGLAGTLLHQIQQGEIDQAQKTAEAFSNEMEQFPFSDEEWTLSSMRTLMTTFESAYDALFAEDVSPEEQLRLAMALRLSTDAVQQVNQPLWNQMDRQMLDSLDRIGAVNDPFQSQQFSYEVNRSQQLYETVRPAVLISKGYEQVNELDDMHNRLQQQQLSEAEIDNHLDTMRHEYLSLFAFTSVETVDPTLYLVMFMIGTPVVVSLGYVGFRKFKGERKKVKQEE, encoded by the coding sequence ATGCGGCGAATGTTTTTATTCATAATGGCCTTAAGCGTCATAGTGATGTTGCCTGTGTATGGCTACGCAGTAGAGGACAATGACCCGACTTGGAGTGAGTTTGATGGTTTAGCTGGAACGTTACTTCATCAAATTCAACAAGGAGAAATAGATCAAGCGCAAAAAACAGCTGAAGCTTTTTCGAATGAAATGGAACAGTTTCCTTTTTCAGATGAAGAATGGACATTGTCTTCCATGCGTACACTAATGACAACGTTTGAGTCTGCTTATGATGCGCTGTTTGCAGAAGATGTTTCTCCTGAAGAGCAGTTACGTTTAGCGATGGCACTTCGGTTAAGTACAGACGCTGTTCAACAAGTGAATCAGCCGCTATGGAATCAAATGGATCGACAAATGCTTGATAGTTTAGACCGGATTGGTGCCGTTAATGATCCATTTCAATCGCAACAATTTAGCTATGAAGTGAATCGATCCCAACAGTTGTATGAAACCGTTCGTCCAGCTGTTTTAATTTCAAAAGGTTACGAGCAAGTAAATGAACTTGATGACATGCACAATCGCCTACAGCAACAGCAGTTGTCTGAGGCGGAGATTGATAATCATTTGGATACAATGCGTCATGAATATCTGTCATTATTTGCTTTTACATCTGTCGAAACGGTTGACCCGACCTTATATTTAGTTATGTTTATGATTGGCACACCGGTTGTGGTATCGCTCGGCTACGTAGGCTTTAGAAAATTTAAGGGCGAGCGAAAAAAAGTAAAGCAAGAAGAATAA
- a CDS encoding DUF1405 domain-containing protein, translated as MLAYLFGFLTRKSTLLLLLIINVVGTVYGFIWYGNQLEQTPWQFVIFVPDSPTASFFFVFVLIAFLMKKNVGLIEAFAAVTLIKYGVWAVVMNTFQVMEGAPMHWQIIMLNLSHAGMALQALLFLPFMRIKRWHLAVALAWTVLNDVIDYFFGMHPWLSNVIIPYINQIGIFTFLLGLTSVALVYLLNVRKNALRLNLPK; from the coding sequence ATGCTCGCATATTTATTTGGCTTTCTAACGAGAAAGTCAACACTACTATTGTTATTAATCATCAACGTCGTTGGAACGGTTTATGGATTTATTTGGTATGGCAATCAACTAGAGCAAACGCCATGGCAGTTTGTGATATTTGTTCCAGATAGTCCGACAGCTAGTTTCTTTTTTGTCTTTGTGTTAATTGCTTTTCTTATGAAGAAAAACGTTGGTTTAATTGAGGCTTTCGCAGCTGTGACGCTTATTAAATACGGCGTTTGGGCGGTTGTTATGAATACGTTTCAAGTGATGGAAGGGGCGCCGATGCACTGGCAAATCATCATGCTCAACCTTTCTCATGCGGGTATGGCGTTGCAAGCGCTCTTGTTCTTACCTTTTATGCGGATTAAACGCTGGCATTTGGCTGTCGCATTAGCCTGGACGGTCTTAAATGACGTCATTGATTATTTTTTTGGCATGCATCCATGGTTGAGTAACGTTATCATCCCATATATCAATCAAATCGGGATCTTTACATTCTTGTTAGGTTTAACTTCGGTTGCGCTAGTTTATCTATTAAACGTTCGAAAAAACGCATTACGTTTAAACTTGCCTAAATAA
- a CDS encoding menaquinol-cytochrome c reductase cytochrome b/c subunit: MHRGKGMKFVGDSRVKADGRKANVPKDYSEYPGKTEAFWPNFLLREWMVGAVFLMGFLCLTLAHPAPLEAIADPLEAYIPLPDWYFLFLYQLLKYEFASGDFNTLGTVVIPGVAFGALLLAPWLDTSKERRPHKRPIATGLMLLGVASVIFLTWESVDQHDWETAAEQGQLVIVEDADIDVEAEGYEIYSNNDTCIQCHGDQMTGGAGAPSLLETERSPEEIMDVIQNGVGAMPADQFEGSDEELEILAEFIANHGQEPEE, from the coding sequence ATGCATCGAGGCAAAGGGATGAAATTTGTCGGTGATTCTCGTGTAAAAGCAGATGGTCGTAAAGCGAATGTACCGAAAGATTACTCGGAATATCCGGGGAAAACAGAAGCTTTTTGGCCAAACTTCTTACTTCGAGAATGGATGGTTGGTGCAGTTTTTCTAATGGGGTTCTTATGTTTAACCCTTGCCCATCCAGCTCCTCTTGAGGCAATTGCCGATCCGCTAGAAGCATACATACCATTACCAGACTGGTATTTCTTGTTTTTATATCAGTTGCTCAAATATGAGTTTGCTTCTGGTGACTTTAATACATTAGGAACGGTTGTTATTCCTGGTGTGGCATTTGGTGCGTTGCTACTTGCACCTTGGCTCGATACATCAAAAGAACGTCGTCCACACAAGCGTCCGATTGCAACAGGCCTTATGTTGCTTGGTGTTGCTTCTGTTATTTTCTTAACATGGGAATCAGTGGATCAACACGATTGGGAAACGGCTGCTGAACAAGGTCAGCTAGTTATTGTGGAAGACGCAGACATTGATGTAGAAGCGGAAGGATACGAAATTTATTCCAATAATGACACATGTATCCAGTGTCACGGTGACCAAATGACTGGTGGAGCTGGTGCGCCAAGTCTTCTTGAAACAGAAAGGTCACCGGAAGAAATTATGGATGTAATTCAAAATGGTGTAGGCGCAATGCCTGCTGATCAATTTGAAGGTTCGGATGAAGAGTTAGAAATTTTAGCTGAATTTATTGCAAACCATGGTCAAGAACCTGAGGAATAA
- the qcrB gene encoding menaquinol-cytochrome c reductase cytochrome b subunit, protein MLQKIYDYVDERLDITPMWRDIADHEVPEHVNPAHHFSAFIYCFGGLTFFVTVIQILSGMFLTMYYVPDIVNAHASVYFLQNDVAMGQIVRGMHHWGASLVIVMMFLHTLRVFFTGSYKKPRELNWVVGVLIFFVMLALGLTGYLLPWDMKAYFATVVTLEIAESVPIIGDFTKALLAGGDIVGAATLTRFFAIHVFFLPAALLGLLGAHFIMIRRQGISGPL, encoded by the coding sequence ATGCTACAAAAAATTTATGATTATGTGGACGAGCGTCTAGATATTACTCCTATGTGGCGTGATATTGCGGATCACGAAGTGCCAGAGCATGTTAACCCAGCTCATCACTTTTCGGCGTTCATCTATTGTTTTGGTGGATTAACGTTTTTCGTAACGGTTATCCAAATCCTGTCAGGTATGTTCCTGACGATGTATTACGTACCAGATATTGTTAATGCCCACGCATCTGTTTATTTCTTACAAAATGATGTGGCAATGGGACAAATCGTTCGAGGAATGCACCACTGGGGCGCGAGCTTAGTTATTGTCATGATGTTCTTACATACTTTACGTGTATTCTTTACGGGATCCTATAAAAAGCCGCGTGAGTTAAACTGGGTTGTTGGAGTATTAATTTTCTTTGTTATGCTTGCTCTTGGTTTAACAGGTTATTTGTTGCCTTGGGATATGAAAGCGTACTTTGCAACTGTCGTAACACTTGAAATTGCTGAAAGTGTACCAATTATCGGCGATTTCACAAAAGCCTTGCTTGCTGGTGGGGATATCGTTGGTGCAGCAACACTAACGCGTTTCTTTGCGATCCATGTCTTCTTTTTACCAGCTGCATTACTAGGTCTTTTAGGCGCACACTTTATTATGATTCGTAGACAGGGGATCTCTGGACCTCTATAA
- a CDS encoding ubiquinol-cytochrome c reductase iron-sulfur subunit, translated as MSEREHKVSRRQFLSYTLTGVGGFMAAGMLMPMVRFALDPALKAGAESSLEPVCELDDLTDTPQRFTWSFSQQDSWYESTVEQEAYIYLDGDDVVALSSVCTHLGCTIAYNEDESEFACPCHGGRFTEDGTNVAGTPPRRPLDVFEVSVENGTVYLGEVNRRD; from the coding sequence GTGAGCGAAAGAGAGCACAAAGTTTCGAGACGGCAATTTTTATCGTACACGCTCACAGGAGTAGGCGGATTTATGGCAGCTGGTATGTTAATGCCCATGGTTCGATTTGCCCTTGATCCTGCTTTAAAAGCAGGGGCTGAGTCTTCTTTGGAACCGGTATGCGAGCTGGATGATTTAACCGATACGCCGCAGCGATTCACATGGAGCTTTAGTCAACAAGATTCTTGGTATGAATCAACTGTGGAGCAAGAGGCATACATCTATTTAGATGGCGATGATGTTGTTGCGCTTTCATCTGTTTGTACCCATCTAGGTTGTACTATTGCCTATAATGAGGATGAGAGTGAATTCGCATGTCCTTGCCACGGTGGTCGATTTACTGAAGACGGTACAAATGTGGCTGGTACGCCACCGCGTCGTCCGTTGGATGTTTTTGAAGTCAGTGTTGAAAATGGAACGGTATATCTTGGAGAGGTCAACCGAAGAGACTAG
- a CDS encoding YpiF family protein yields the protein MRFKTADTDTYLQSRDYVDTAIVPLLKASVSTQLKSTIQAAEFTTILSDEMERQFRGRVMLFPPFSYSEEESIEANRERLRMWEKDLGNAGFKHIILLTSDSVWKPIEEQLKPLQLFFVPSIALEYIDQKNRKKVIDDQMQQILPLITGLWQQNR from the coding sequence ATGCGATTTAAAACAGCAGATACAGATACATATTTACAATCACGTGATTATGTCGATACAGCCATTGTCCCGTTACTAAAAGCGTCTGTATCAACTCAGCTAAAATCAACCATCCAAGCTGCAGAATTTACAACGATTTTGAGTGATGAAATGGAACGTCAATTTAGAGGACGTGTGATGCTTTTTCCACCATTTAGTTATAGTGAAGAAGAGTCGATTGAAGCAAATCGAGAGCGGTTACGTATGTGGGAAAAAGATTTAGGGAACGCTGGTTTTAAACATATTATTTTATTGACTTCAGATTCTGTTTGGAAGCCAATTGAGGAGCAATTAAAGCCGCTGCAATTATTTTTTGTCCCTTCAATTGCTCTTGAATATATTGATCAAAAGAACAGAAAAAAAGTCATTGATGATCAAATGCAGCAAATTTTACCGTTAATTACAGGGTTGTGGCAGCAAAATCGCTGA
- a CDS encoding ReoY family proteolytic degradation factor yields MGSIIPVMDKKSFLRSFLKRHQLKRRECAWLLNYLMNDDGLMERVHFLDRSDETPKALVISAQGIDTIPFSFRKQHHVTTDCEKAFHDIRLNHTEEIYIELHFKDQDLYAQYLAVLEDNPYLPETKERKQRFEHEAEEVLDESIRRFQLDQLHADINKALDDHDKELFLTLTSKLNNLLKNS; encoded by the coding sequence TTGGGTAGTATTATTCCTGTAATGGATAAAAAGTCTTTTTTGCGAAGTTTCCTCAAACGACATCAGTTAAAACGCCGTGAGTGTGCATGGCTATTAAATTATCTAATGAACGATGATGGGTTAATGGAGCGTGTTCATTTCTTAGATCGTTCAGATGAGACGCCAAAAGCACTTGTTATTTCCGCTCAAGGAATCGACACAATCCCATTTTCGTTTCGAAAGCAACACCATGTGACGACTGATTGTGAAAAAGCATTCCATGACATACGCCTTAATCATACAGAAGAAATTTATATTGAACTTCACTTTAAAGACCAAGACTTATATGCACAGTACTTGGCTGTTCTTGAAGACAATCCGTATTTGCCAGAGACAAAAGAACGGAAGCAACGTTTTGAACATGAGGCAGAAGAAGTTCTAGATGAAAGCATTCGACGTTTTCAGTTAGACCAATTACATGCTGATATTAACAAGGCGCTTGATGATCATGATAAAGAATTGTTTTTGACGTTAACATCAAAACTTAACAATTTACTAAAAAACTCTTAA